The following coding sequences lie in one Moritella sp. F3 genomic window:
- a CDS encoding PTS sugar transporter subunit IIB has protein sequence MIKIFLCCAAGMSTSMVVNKMRQAAEASGVAAEINAYSISAFETELKKNDVCLVAPQVKYKFAEFSKRCEEENVACGQIDMMQYGMMKGKEILQQAIDLKAS, from the coding sequence ATGATTAAAATTTTCCTTTGCTGTGCAGCTGGTATGTCAACGTCTATGGTTGTTAATAAAATGCGTCAAGCTGCGGAGGCGTCAGGTGTTGCTGCAGAAATTAATGCTTACTCTATTTCTGCATTTGAGACAGAACTGAAGAAAAACGATGTTTGTTTGGTTGCTCCACAGGTTAAATACAAATTCGCTGAATTCAGCAAGCGCTGTGAAGAAGAAAATGTGGCGTGCGGACAAATTGACATGATGCAATACGGCATGATGAAGGGAAAAGAAATTTTACAGCAAGCGATTGATTTAAAAGCGAGTTAA
- a CDS encoding PTS sugar transporter subunit IIC: MSLINSTMNFVERVIAPIAGKVASQKHICAIKDGFISTMPFLIVGSLLLVFANPPGTGNWFLDGWNSVVQGIGRDNIVGPFFVSMGIFAMYSAYGIAYNLAETLNTKGVSPMNSGMLSMFSFLLAVAPAVWVGGELGSVIPMAYLGGAGAFTAIICGLLVPTLQTFLVEKNIRIKMPEAVPEKISASFDLLIPVVVMILIVQIINGLLGNFDLNIATGIMALFKPLVAASDTFFAFALAILLIQLLWFAGIHGASVVGGIIGPLLLINLGANQEALEAGRELPAIFINPVMDFFVFVGGSGGTLALVCMMARSKSAHLRTIGKMSFIPGCFNINEPVTFGTPIVMNPTFFIPWIAAPLVNACIVWGAFKLDLVSKVVALPPWTMPAPIGAVMSTNSMFAAVIVATCFTVSGLIFYPFFKAYEKELLAQEKFEEKADEKVLSPATAG; encoded by the coding sequence ATGTCACTTATCAATTCGACCATGAATTTTGTCGAGCGTGTTATCGCACCTATTGCAGGTAAGGTCGCTAGTCAAAAGCATATTTGCGCCATCAAAGATGGTTTCATTTCAACAATGCCGTTCTTGATTGTTGGTTCTTTACTGCTGGTATTCGCTAACCCTCCAGGTACAGGTAACTGGTTCTTAGATGGCTGGAATTCAGTTGTACAAGGTATCGGTCGTGACAATATTGTTGGTCCATTCTTTGTCAGTATGGGTATTTTCGCTATGTACTCTGCTTATGGTATTGCATACAACTTAGCAGAGACGCTTAACACGAAAGGTGTTAGCCCAATGAACTCAGGTATGCTGTCTATGTTCTCTTTCCTACTCGCAGTTGCTCCAGCTGTTTGGGTTGGTGGTGAATTAGGTAGTGTGATCCCGATGGCTTACTTAGGTGGTGCAGGTGCATTTACTGCCATCATTTGTGGTTTATTAGTACCAACACTACAAACTTTCCTTGTTGAAAAGAACATTCGTATCAAAATGCCAGAAGCGGTGCCAGAAAAAATATCAGCGTCGTTTGATCTTCTTATCCCTGTTGTTGTGATGATCTTAATTGTACAAATCATCAATGGTTTATTAGGTAACTTTGACCTTAACATTGCAACCGGCATCATGGCATTATTCAAGCCGCTTGTTGCTGCGTCTGATACATTCTTTGCCTTTGCACTCGCTATCTTATTAATCCAATTATTATGGTTTGCTGGTATTCATGGTGCATCAGTTGTTGGTGGCATCATTGGTCCACTACTATTAATCAACCTAGGTGCAAACCAAGAAGCACTTGAAGCAGGTAGAGAGTTACCAGCTATCTTCATTAACCCTGTGATGGACTTCTTCGTATTCGTTGGTGGTTCAGGCGGTACATTAGCACTTGTTTGTATGATGGCTCGTTCTAAATCTGCTCACTTACGTACGATTGGTAAAATGTCATTCATCCCTGGTTGTTTCAACATTAACGAACCTGTGACGTTTGGTACACCAATTGTAATGAACCCAACCTTCTTTATCCCTTGGATTGCTGCACCATTAGTTAACGCATGTATCGTTTGGGGTGCATTCAAACTAGACCTAGTATCTAAAGTTGTTGCTTTACCACCATGGACAATGCCTGCGCCAATCGGTGCTGTAATGTCGACTAACTCGATGTTCGCTGCCGTTATCGTTGCAACTTGTTTCACCGTGAGTGGTTTAATCTTCTACCCATTCTTCAAAGCGTATGAAAAAGAATTGTTAGCACAAGAAAAATTTGAAGAAAAGGCTGATGAAAAAGTACTATCACCAGCAACTGCAGGTTAA
- a CDS encoding PTS lactose/cellobiose transporter subunit IIA has protein sequence MMEITEEFLMTLLCQAGAARSAVMQAMVEARQGDFESAKASLKAADEALEEVHKSQTELISFDEGEGKVKMTLILTHIQDHIMNAMLCKDLAFEIIELQRRIQNED, from the coding sequence ATGATGGAAATTACAGAAGAGTTTTTGATGACACTTTTATGCCAAGCTGGTGCTGCGCGTTCTGCTGTAATGCAAGCAATGGTAGAAGCAAGGCAAGGTGATTTCGAATCAGCAAAAGCATCACTTAAAGCGGCAGATGAAGCATTAGAAGAAGTACATAAATCGCAGACTGAGCTTATTAGCTTCGACGAAGGTGAAGGTAAAGTCAAAATGACGCTTATCTTAACGCATATTCAAGATCACATTATGAATGCCATGTTGTGTAAAGACCTAGCATTCGAAATAATTGAACTGCAAAGACGAATTCAAAACGAGGACTAA
- a CDS encoding 6-phospho-beta-glucosidase: MLKITIIGGGSSYTPEIIEGFINRHHELPVTHIDLFDIEDGRYKVETVGALAKRMIENAGVDIELNIEFDRRKALTGAHYVCSQMRVGMIPARVQDELLGNKYGMIGQETNGIAGFAKAMRTIPVTLSLCKDMEEICPDAWLINFTNPSGIITETVLKHTNIKVIGLCNVPVCTQFGIEELMGTKDLQVQFAGLNHFIHAFHIWDHGKDRIGELIDKVCSGEDFALPKNLGEVTWVPEQLKHLGVLPCGYHQYYYKQDDLEQKEVKSEGYVTRGEQVQEIETALFKLYEDVNLNVKPAQLEERGGAHYSEAACELINAIHNDKRTLMHVNIRNNGTISELPNDCAIEATSVITSCGPQPLNVAPITNPAIRGTLQLQKAFEELAVEAGVFGDYGAALQALTINPLVRKGTVTKQILDEMIELNAKYVPQFNTK, encoded by the coding sequence ATGTTAAAAATTACAATTATCGGTGGTGGTTCTAGTTACACACCTGAAATTATCGAAGGCTTCATTAATCGCCATCACGAACTACCTGTCACACACATTGATCTGTTTGATATTGAAGACGGCCGTTACAAAGTTGAGACTGTTGGCGCATTAGCGAAACGTATGATCGAGAATGCTGGTGTTGATATTGAATTGAACATTGAATTTGATCGTCGCAAAGCATTAACCGGTGCGCATTATGTTTGCTCACAAATGCGTGTTGGTATGATCCCTGCGCGTGTACAAGATGAATTACTGGGTAATAAATACGGCATGATTGGTCAAGAAACCAATGGTATCGCTGGTTTTGCTAAAGCAATGCGTACTATTCCAGTGACGCTTTCTTTGTGTAAAGACATGGAAGAAATCTGTCCTGACGCTTGGTTGATTAACTTCACTAACCCATCGGGTATCATCACTGAAACGGTACTTAAACATACAAACATAAAAGTAATTGGCCTATGTAATGTGCCAGTATGTACGCAGTTTGGTATTGAAGAGTTGATGGGCACGAAAGATCTACAGGTGCAATTTGCAGGTCTAAATCACTTTATTCACGCCTTCCATATTTGGGACCACGGTAAAGATCGCATTGGTGAATTAATCGATAAAGTGTGTTCTGGTGAAGACTTTGCATTGCCTAAAAACTTAGGCGAAGTGACTTGGGTGCCTGAGCAGTTAAAACATCTGGGTGTATTACCGTGTGGTTATCATCAGTATTATTACAAGCAAGATGATTTAGAGCAAAAAGAAGTTAAGTCAGAAGGTTATGTTACTCGTGGTGAGCAGGTTCAAGAAATTGAAACCGCACTATTCAAATTGTACGAAGATGTAAATCTGAATGTTAAACCTGCACAATTAGAAGAGCGTGGCGGCGCACATTATTCGGAAGCTGCGTGTGAATTAATTAATGCCATTCACAATGATAAGCGTACATTAATGCACGTAAACATTCGCAACAACGGTACTATTTCTGAATTACCAAATGATTGCGCAATTGAAGCAACGTCTGTGATCACTTCATGTGGGCCACAGCCTCTTAACGTTGCACCTATTACCAATCCGGCAATTCGTGGCACGTTACAACTGCAAAAAGCATTTGAAGAACTGGCTGTTGAAGCGGGTGTATTTGGTGATTATGGCGCGGCATTACAAGCCTTAACAATTAATCCGCTTGTACGTAAAGGCACAGTAACAAAACAAATATTAGATGAAATGATTGAACTGAATGCGAAGTATGTACCTCAGTTTAACACTAAGTAG
- a CDS encoding carbohydrate deacetylase, with translation MKLIVNIDDLGLTEKVNESVVACFKIGVVQSTTIMMNQPATDHAIELIKLGLIPNVGLHVTLTSGKPILDPSLVPDLVDSDGFFLKQDKVIASETLSFDQAYSEFKAQYDKAINAGIKLTHIDSHHFAAVFPPYKKAFIAFANDTGIPVRRVDHVTSGSEGLTVPTTERFSARFYAEGVTLVQLQALILEFNAEIPDGTLELMSHTTLAGDTLLPTLSSYVDKRVDEFNILTSQALKDWLEVNRIECVSFTSVN, from the coding sequence ATGAAACTAATCGTAAACATAGATGATTTAGGTCTAACTGAAAAAGTAAATGAGTCTGTTGTAGCGTGTTTTAAAATCGGTGTTGTTCAGTCAACCACGATCATGATGAACCAACCTGCAACCGATCATGCGATTGAATTAATTAAGCTGGGCTTGATACCGAATGTTGGTCTACATGTCACGCTTACCAGTGGTAAGCCAATTTTAGACCCGAGCCTTGTCCCTGATTTAGTTGACAGTGATGGCTTCTTTTTAAAGCAAGATAAAGTGATCGCATCTGAGACTCTCAGTTTTGACCAAGCTTATAGCGAGTTTAAAGCGCAATATGATAAAGCCATCAATGCGGGAATTAAATTAACCCATATTGATAGTCATCATTTTGCTGCGGTATTCCCTCCGTACAAAAAAGCATTTATTGCTTTTGCCAATGATACCGGGATACCAGTACGTCGTGTTGACCATGTTACATCTGGCAGTGAGGGGTTGACGGTTCCGACAACAGAACGATTTAGTGCTCGATTTTATGCTGAAGGGGTCACATTAGTGCAACTGCAAGCATTGATTCTTGAGTTTAATGCAGAGATCCCAGATGGGACGTTAGAGCTAATGAGTCATACAACATTAGCTGGGGATACGTTATTACCGACGTTATCGAGTTATGTTGATAAGCGTGTTGATGAGTTTAATATTCTCACTTCGCAAGCGTTAAAAGATTGGCTAGAGGTCAATCGAATTGAGTGTGTCAGTTTTACTTCTGTTAACTAA
- the fdhD gene encoding formate dehydrogenase accessory sulfurtransferase FdhD — MAEPKINPKGNTLVHRNDTFANKSDAFHVAYQRSTLKDSRQVRMPQVMSNPASSTTGVAMCSLQQINGVNIRLAIDSVIIEEPLEIRLIYSNFEGKEQERVYLVTMRTPGDDRNLVTGLLLAEGIINSANDIVGINEQFDLDDIEHNDIHQNKANQNEIHVQLSPSVVVDWALISRDTTSFSSCGVCGKSSIKSLELRNIADLDASEGWLSGHMIPHFSEQLRQYQSMFNQTGGVHGCALFDEKCQLLLSSEDVGRHNALDKLMGELARSTELNVQNKIVFLSGRISFELVQKVLVSGISILVAVGAPSNLAINMAKRFNLTLIGFSRDGGFNIYHGAFRLNLLNDNAES; from the coding sequence ATGGCTGAACCAAAGATAAATCCCAAAGGCAATACGTTAGTTCATCGAAACGATACGTTCGCGAATAAAAGTGATGCCTTTCATGTTGCTTATCAGCGCTCGACTTTAAAAGATAGCCGTCAGGTGCGTATGCCACAGGTAATGTCAAACCCAGCGTCAAGTACAACGGGTGTGGCGATGTGTTCTTTGCAGCAGATAAATGGCGTGAATATTCGCCTTGCCATTGATTCCGTGATTATCGAAGAACCTTTAGAGATCAGGCTTATTTATAGTAACTTTGAAGGCAAAGAGCAAGAACGAGTTTACTTAGTGACGATGCGAACACCCGGTGACGATCGTAATTTGGTCACAGGGTTATTATTGGCTGAAGGCATTATCAACAGTGCTAATGATATTGTTGGCATTAACGAACAGTTTGATTTAGATGACATTGAGCACAATGACATTCACCAAAATAAAGCAAACCAAAATGAAATACATGTACAACTATCACCAAGTGTTGTAGTCGATTGGGCATTAATAAGTCGAGATACCACCTCATTTTCCAGCTGCGGCGTATGTGGCAAGTCGTCTATAAAGTCTTTAGAACTGCGTAATATTGCTGATTTAGATGCGAGCGAAGGGTGGTTATCTGGTCATATGATACCTCATTTCAGTGAGCAACTTCGCCAATATCAATCAATGTTTAATCAAACCGGAGGGGTACATGGCTGCGCCTTATTCGATGAAAAATGCCAGTTATTGCTGAGCAGTGAAGATGTCGGTCGTCACAATGCCTTAGACAAGTTGATGGGTGAATTGGCAAGAAGCACAGAACTTAATGTGCAGAACAAAATTGTATTTCTAAGCGGGCGGATCAGCTTCGAGTTAGTTCAAAAAGTACTGGTGTCGGGTATCTCTATATTAGTGGCTGTCGGCGCACCCTCAAACCTTGCAATCAACATGGCAAAACGCTTTAACCTTACTCTGATAGGCTTTAGCCGTGATGGTGGGTTCAATATCTATCATGGTGCTTTCCGTTTAAACCTGCTTAATGATAATGCAGAATCTTAA